One Halobaculum roseum DNA segment encodes these proteins:
- the sufU gene encoding Fe-S cluster assembly sulfur transfer protein SufU, which translates to MGGGSDMYRQQILDHYKNPRNYGELDDATFSHTGENPSCGDTITVDVRLEDDGETIEYVAFSGDGCAISQASASMLSERLRGMTLDELEAMDTDDITEMLGVDISPMRIKCAVLARQVAQDGAKLHEGEIDDLDVTKTED; encoded by the coding sequence ATTGGCGGCGGCTCCGACATGTATCGCCAGCAGATCCTGGATCACTACAAGAACCCGCGCAACTACGGCGAACTCGACGACGCCACGTTCTCCCACACCGGCGAGAACCCCTCCTGCGGCGACACGATCACCGTCGACGTGCGCCTGGAGGACGACGGCGAGACGATCGAGTACGTCGCGTTCTCGGGCGACGGCTGCGCCATCTCGCAGGCGTCCGCCTCGATGCTCTCCGAGCGCCTGCGGGGGATGACCCTCGACGAGCTGGAGGCGATGGACACCGACGACATCACCGAGATGCTCGGCGTCGACATCTCCCCGATGCGGATCAAGTGCGCCGTGCTCGCTCGCCAGGTCGCACAGGACGGCGCGAAGCTCCACGAGGGCGAGATCGACGACCTCGACGTGACGAAGACCGAGGACTGA
- a CDS encoding class I SAM-dependent methyltransferase: MEGDDVAYLEAARTVDDRAHSDAASAAFRAALRGRGRGDGGDGGDGGDDGEDDGDEEGVRVLEAGAGTCGLLRRLLSDGALPTGEWVAVDTDGRVLSAGRDRLRAEAREAGYGVETEGSELRLDRPDGDATLRVRLAVGDAREVAADRGGDFDGVVARSFADLLAPDDVLALLRAAAPDGWYHLPLTFDGETRFSPSHPADDAVIEAFHGTMRNRGRAATLLSERFREAGSPPAVDARADWVVEGDGTGGYPADEATFLRVVLDTVVASVEESGAVPDRTLADWRETREAQLARGELRYVAENRDLFGRVP, translated from the coding sequence ATGGAGGGTGACGACGTGGCGTACCTGGAGGCGGCGCGCACCGTCGACGACCGCGCCCACAGCGACGCCGCGAGCGCGGCCTTCAGGGCTGCGCTGCGAGGGAGAGGTCGCGGGGACGGCGGTGACGGCGGTGACGGCGGTGACGACGGTGAGGACGACGGCGATGAGGAGGGCGTCCGCGTCCTCGAAGCCGGCGCCGGCACCTGCGGGCTGCTCCGCCGGCTGTTGTCCGACGGCGCGCTCCCGACGGGCGAGTGGGTCGCCGTCGACACCGACGGGCGGGTGCTGTCCGCGGGTCGCGACCGGCTGCGCGCGGAGGCACGCGAAGCCGGATACGGAGTCGAAACCGAGGGGTCGGAGCTCCGCCTCGACAGGCCCGACGGTGACGCGACGCTTCGCGTCCGACTCGCGGTCGGCGACGCCCGCGAGGTCGCCGCCGACCGCGGGGGCGACTTCGACGGCGTCGTCGCGCGGTCGTTCGCCGACCTGTTGGCGCCCGACGACGTGCTCGCGCTGCTCCGTGCGGCCGCGCCGGACGGCTGGTACCACCTCCCGCTCACCTTCGACGGCGAGACGCGGTTCTCGCCGTCACACCCGGCCGACGACGCCGTGATCGAGGCGTTCCACGGGACGATGCGAAACCGCGGCCGGGCGGCGACGCTGCTTTCCGAGCGGTTCCGGGAGGCGGGGTCGCCGCCGGCGGTCGACGCCCGCGCCGACTGGGTGGTGGAGGGGGACGGAACCGGCGGCTACCCGGCCGACGAGGCGACGTTCCTGCGGGTCGTCCTCGACACGGTGGTCGCGTCCGTCGAGGAATCGGGGGCGGTGCCGGACCGGACGCTGGCCGACTGGCGGGAGACGCGCGAGGCGCAGCTGGCGCGCGGCGAGTTGCGGTACGTCGCGGAGAACAGGGACCTGTTCGGGCGGGTGCCGTAG